In the genome of Drosophila subpulchrella strain 33 F10 #4 breed RU33 chromosome 2L, RU_Dsub_v1.1 Primary Assembly, whole genome shotgun sequence, one region contains:
- the LOC119547916 gene encoding transcription factor glial cells missing, with translation MVLNGMPINMPVAIPVPMPVPSPPATKSRLALDWDINDSKMPSVGEFDEFSDWANGHCRLIYSIQSDEARKHASGWAMRNTNNHNVNILKKSCLGVLLCSAKCKLPNGASVHLRPAICDKARRKQQGKQCPNRNCNGRLEIQACRGHCGYPVTHFWRRDGNGIYFQAKGTHDHPRPEAKGSTEARRLLAGGRRVRSLAVMLARESALSDKLSSLRPTKRQAKMQPMQESKRRRVGDPEVTQTNQELMGATGYLPTSTPTHSTSYNQTQGLYGSTGSGQGSVASQWNGEVYYEPEGSSYANGMYAYDMLHSPLSAHSSTGSFYQENLPQQVPHPHPQQQQLSPQQHMPASYDQPIPSSFQCGMPLYESCDDTSSLTSSSGYSSEDYSYFNGYLPNSLDVSNVSQSQNPSQEGGLYTTSSEIFSVFESTLNGGGGGASAMDLLYEGATAYSHNQQPQEQTSFLPLASYQQEPQDQLQSADYFYSNSGVDNGWNIQMDPTYHPATSTDPVYC, from the exons atGGTCTTGAACGGCATGCCCATCAATATGCCTGTAGCCATACCAGTTCCCATGCCCGTGCCCAGTCCTCCGGCCACCAAATCCCGCCTGGCCCTCGACTGGGACATCAACGACTCCAAGATGCCGTCGGTGGGGGAGTTCGACGAGTTCAGCGACTGGGCCAACGGACACTGCCGGCTCATCTACTCCATCCAGAGCGATGAGGCCAGGAAACATGCCAGCGGTTGGGCCATGCGCAACACCAATAACCACAATGTAAACATCCTGAAGAAGAGCTGCCTGGGAGTGCTCCTCTGCAGTGCCAAGTGCAAGTTGCCCAATGGAGCCAGTGTTCACCTGAGACCCGCCATTTGCGACAAGGCCAGGAGGAAGCAGCAGGGCAAACAGTGTCCCAATAG AAATTGCAATGGGCGCTTGGAGATCCAAGCCTGCCGCGGCCACTGCGGCTACCCAGTTACACACTTCTGGAGGAGGGATGGAAATGGCATCTATTTCCAGGCCAAGGGAACACATGATCACCCCAGACCCGAGGCCAAGGGATCCACGGAGGCCAGACGCCTGTTGGCCGGAGGAAGACGTGTGCGCAGTCTGGCCGTGATGTTGGCCAGGGAATCGGCTCTTAGCGATAAGTTGAGCAGCCTGAGGCCCACAAAACGACAGGCCAAGATGCAGCCAATGCAGGAGAGCAAACGCAGGAGAGTGGGTGACCCCGAGGTGACCCAAACCAACCAGGAGTTGATGGGAGCAACCGGCTATCTGCCCACATCGACGCCCACACACAGCACTAGCTACAATCAAACTCAGGGATTATATGGCTCGACAGGATCGGGACAAGGATCTGTGGCCAGTCAGTGGAACGGAGAGGTCTACTACGAGCCGGAGGGTTCGTCCTATGCCAATGGAATGTACGCCTACGATATGCTCCACTCGCCCCTCTCTGCGCACAGCTCTACGGGCAGCTTTTACCAGGAGAACCTCCCGCAGCAAGTGCCACATCCTcatccgcagcagcagcaactatCCCCGCAGCAACATATGCCAGCCAGCTACGATCAGCCGATCCCCTCGAGCTTCCAGTGCGGAATGCCCCTGTACGAGAGCTGCGATGACACCTCCAGTCTGACCAGCAGTTCGGGCTACAGCTCCGAGGACTACAGCTACTTCAATGGATATCTGCCCAACTCTCTGGACGTGAGCAATGTCAGCCAGAGCCAAAATCCCAGCCAGGAGGGAGGTTTGTACACCACCAGCTCGGAGATCTTCAGTGTGTTCGAATCGACACTGaacggaggaggaggaggtgccAGCGCAATGGATCTCCTCTATGAGGGAGCCACAGCCTACAGCCACAATCAACAGCCACAGGAGCAGACCAGCTTCCTGCCCCTCGCCAGCTATCAACAGGAGCCGCAGGATCAGCTCCAGTCCGCCGATTACTTCTACAGCAACTCGGGAGTGGACAACGGATGGAACATCCAAATGGACCCGACATATCACCCAGCCACCAGCACGGATCCCGTCTACTGCTAG
- the LOC119547471 gene encoding uncharacterized protein DDB_G0287625-like → MSRRGGRNNLPLFHRQATALINSRAMRNFLSRQRFQIVPPGRYRRSRINGTRRYASASQRDRNSTSRNRGNSRRRNGRRRRTRRSQLQAELPERNITVSPMDLLEAFGAVISWCRDPTSVLVQVETAEGNLNFIFAQDDQDTEDANVQGSDEIADDQETDQDANDQNPRQEVRGPNENTNDQNPRREVRGSNENTNNHNPRQEVRGSNGNTNDHNPRQDVLGSNGNTNDQNPRQEVRGSNENTNDQNPRREVRGSDNSNNQDDH, encoded by the exons atgagCCGTAGAGGAGGCAGAAACAATTTGCCTTTGTTT CATCGGCAAGCAACCGCTTTGATTAACAGTCGAGCCATGCGAAACTTTTTAAGCCGGCAGCGTTTTCAAATTGTTCCTCCGGGAAGATATCGCAGATCAAGGATAAATGGGACCAGGCGCTATGCGTCTGCTAGTCAACGCGATCGGAATTCTACTAGTCGAAACAGGGGGAATTCGCGTAGAAGGAATGGTCGTCGTCGACGGACCCGTAGATCCCAGTTACAGGCGGAGTTGCCGGAAAGAAACATTACAGTTAGTCCTATGGATCTGCTCGAGGCTTTCGGTGCAGTTATTTCATGGTGCCGTGACCCAACTTCGGTGTTGGTACAGGTCGAAACAGCAGAAGGAAACT tgaattttatttttgcccaAGATGATCAGGACACTGAAGATGCCAATGTTCAGGGCTCCGATGAAATTGCCGATGATCAGGAGACTGATCAAGATGCTAATGATCAAAATCCACGACAGGAAGTTCGGGGCCCCAATGAAAATACCAATGATCAAAATCCACGTCGGGAAGTTCGGGGCTCCAATGAAAATACCAATAATCACAATCCACGACAGGAAGTTCGGGGCTCCAATGGAAACACCAATGATCACAATCCACGACAGGATGTTCTGGGCTCCAATGGAAATACCAATGATCAAAATCCACGACAGGAAGTTCGGGGCTCCAATGAAAATACCAATGATCAAAATCCACGTCGGGAAGTTCGGGGCTCTGACAATTCCAATAATCAAGATGACCACTAA